A genomic window from Pantoea alhagi includes:
- the speG gene encoding spermidine N1-acetyltransferase yields the protein MSVKLRPLEREDLHFVHQLDNNASVMRYWFEEPYEAFVELSDLYNKHIHDQSERRFVVENGGEKVGLVELVEINHVHRRAEFQIIIDPLHQGKGLASQAAKLAMDYGFSVLNLYKLYLIVDQENEKAIHIYSKLGFEIEGVLRHEFFINGEYRNTIRMCIFQHQYLERHKTHPGAMVKPTAQ from the coding sequence ATGAGCGTGAAATTACGTCCGCTTGAGCGGGAGGATCTGCACTTTGTGCATCAGCTGGATAACAACGCCAGCGTGATGCGTTACTGGTTCGAGGAGCCGTACGAGGCGTTTGTTGAGCTCTCTGATCTCTATAACAAACATATTCACGATCAGAGCGAGCGCCGCTTTGTGGTGGAAAACGGCGGCGAAAAAGTGGGACTGGTTGAGCTGGTAGAGATCAATCATGTGCATCGGCGCGCCGAGTTCCAGATCATTATCGATCCCCTGCATCAGGGCAAAGGGCTGGCAAGCCAGGCGGCGAAGCTGGCAATGGACTACGGCTTTTCCGTGCTGAATCTGTATAAACTCTACCTGATTGTTGATCAGGAGAATGAAAAGGCGATCCATATTTACAGCAAGCTGGGTTTTGAGATCGAAGGCGTACTACGGCACGAATTTTTTATTAATGGTGAATACCGCAACACTATTCGCATGTGTATTTTCCAGCATCAGTATCTGGAAAGGCATAAAACTCATCCCGGTGCGATGGTAAAACCCACCGCCCAGTAA
- the mmuP gene encoding S-methylmethionine permease, giving the protein MQSEQPQGGQFKRSMKARHLVMLSLGGVIGTGLFFNTGYIISTTGAAGTLLAYLIGALVVWLVMQSLGELSVAMPETGAFHVYASRYLSPATGYTVAWLYWLTWTVALGSSLTAAGFCMQYWFPQTPVWLWCLVFCLAIFLLNVISTRFFAEGEFWFSLIKVITILAFIVLGGGAVFGLIPLKDGTPAPFFHNLTASGWLPHGALPILMTMVAVNFAFSGTELIGIAAGETENPQKVLPLAIRTTVARLIIFFIGTVLILAALIPMEQAGIVKSPFVLVFEKIGLPWAADIFNFVILTAILSAANSGLYASGRMLWSLSNEGTLPRCFSRLTRRGIPLVAISASMLGGLLALFSSVVAADTVYVALSAISGFAVVAVWLSICASHYAFRRQYLREGRPLSGLQFRAPWFPLTPILGFALCLLACVGLAFDPEQRIALWCGLPFVAICYGAYWLTKRNKRESAKETEHAI; this is encoded by the coding sequence ATGCAGTCAGAACAGCCGCAAGGCGGACAATTTAAACGCAGTATGAAAGCGCGCCATCTGGTGATGCTTTCCCTGGGCGGTGTGATTGGCACCGGTCTGTTTTTCAATACCGGCTATATCATTTCCACTACCGGTGCGGCAGGAACGCTACTGGCGTACCTGATCGGCGCGCTGGTGGTCTGGCTGGTGATGCAGTCGCTGGGCGAGCTCTCAGTGGCGATGCCGGAAACCGGCGCTTTCCACGTTTATGCTTCCCGCTACCTGAGTCCTGCTACCGGTTATACCGTCGCCTGGCTCTACTGGCTGACCTGGACCGTCGCGCTGGGTTCCAGCCTGACGGCGGCTGGCTTCTGTATGCAGTACTGGTTTCCACAAACGCCGGTCTGGCTCTGGTGCCTGGTTTTTTGTCTGGCGATCTTTCTGCTGAATGTCATTTCTACCCGCTTCTTCGCTGAAGGGGAGTTCTGGTTCTCGCTGATCAAAGTGATCACCATTCTGGCATTTATTGTTCTTGGCGGCGGCGCGGTATTTGGCCTGATCCCGCTAAAAGATGGTACGCCCGCGCCGTTTTTCCATAATCTCACCGCCTCCGGCTGGCTGCCGCACGGCGCGTTGCCGATCCTGATGACCATGGTGGCGGTTAATTTCGCCTTTTCCGGCACCGAGCTGATTGGCATTGCCGCCGGTGAAACGGAAAACCCGCAAAAAGTGCTGCCGCTGGCGATTCGCACTACCGTTGCGCGGCTGATTATTTTCTTTATCGGTACCGTACTGATTCTGGCAGCGCTGATCCCGATGGAGCAGGCGGGCATCGTGAAAAGCCCGTTTGTTCTGGTGTTTGAAAAGATTGGTCTCCCCTGGGCGGCGGATATTTTTAACTTTGTTATCCTGACGGCAATCCTCTCGGCGGCCAACTCCGGCCTCTATGCCTCAGGGCGCATGCTGTGGTCATTGTCTAATGAAGGCACGCTGCCGCGCTGTTTTTCGCGCCTGACGCGGCGGGGTATTCCGCTGGTAGCGATCAGCGCCAGTATGCTGGGCGGTCTGCTGGCGCTGTTCTCCAGCGTGGTAGCTGCCGATACCGTTTATGTGGCGCTTTCCGCTATCTCCGGCTTTGCCGTGGTAGCGGTCTGGCTCAGCATCTGTGCATCCCATTACGCTTTCCGGCGTCAATACCTGCGCGAAGGGCGACCGCTCTCCGGGCTGCAATTTCGCGCGCCCTGGTTTCCGCTGACGCCGATTCTGGGCTTTGCGCTCTGTCTGCTGGCCTGTGTCGGTCTGGCTTTCGATCCGGAACAGCGCATCGCGCTATGGTGTGGTTTGCCTTTTGTGGCGATCTGCTATGGTGCTTACTGGCTAACAAAACGTAACAAGCGGGAAAGCGCTAAGGAAACGGAACATGCTATTTGA
- a CDS encoding DUF1456 family protein — MINNDVLRSLRYMLKLNNNDMVAILALADMAIPVEQMASYMLKEEEEGFVVCPDVLMSGFLNGLIYHKRGKDESMTPLKVERRMNNNIILKKLRIAFALKTDDILDILTSQQFRISMPEITAMMRTPDHKNYRECGDQFLRYFLRGLTARQRPASDAR, encoded by the coding sequence ATGATAAATAATGACGTACTGCGTAGCCTGCGCTACATGCTAAAGCTCAACAATAATGACATGGTCGCGATCCTGGCGCTGGCCGATATGGCGATTCCCGTTGAGCAGATGGCCAGCTATATGCTGAAAGAGGAAGAAGAGGGCTTTGTTGTGTGTCCCGACGTGCTGATGAGCGGCTTCCTGAACGGTCTGATTTATCATAAGCGCGGCAAAGATGAGAGTATGACGCCGCTGAAAGTTGAGCGCCGCATGAATAACAACATTATTCTTAAAAAGCTGCGCATCGCCTTCGCATTGAAAACTGACGATATTCTGGACATTCTCACTTCTCAGCAGTTCCGCATCTCCATGCCGGAAATTACCGCCATGATGCGGACGCCGGATCACAAAAACTACCGCGAATGCGGCGATCAGTTTCTGCGTTATTTCCTGCGCGGCTTAACCGCACGCCAGCGTCCAGCTTCAGACGCCCGGTAA
- the fhuE gene encoding ferric-rhodotorulic acid/ferric-coprogen receptor FhuE: MKAKRAITFLAALIAIALHGNAAYAAAQEETLVVDAAAESEDSPTQSDYSVPVTQAGTKMTLTARDIPQSVSIVSKQRMQDQQLQSLGDVLNNTTGVTEKVADLDRSTFYSRGFMIDNYMVDDIPTVFEERWNLGDAISDTAMYDRIEVVRGATGLMSGTGNPSASVNMVRKHADSREFVGNVSASYGSWDKQRYVLDLSAPLTDSGNVRGRVVAGYQDRNSYLDRYSNDRKFIYGVVDADLTDSTTLSVGYDYQENHADSPTWGGLPRWYTDGSQIGYDRSDNTAPDWAYSNTESRRVFATLKQRFDNGWQFTLNGTHAETKLDSKMLYIDSFVDKNSGRLIGPYAGYPDLIGGTGYNTGTRKVHALDAFTSGPYQLFGRQHELMTGVSYSRQNNRYMNAFGNLSPEEIGNYNNWDGNIPETNWGDLSLAQADTVHQKSAYLATRISLADPLNLIVGARYTKWSTSTLTQELAKNRVTPYAGLVYDINDTWSAYASYTSIFNPQTNRDINGNYLAPVTGKNYETGVKADWLNSRLTTSVALFRIEQDNVAQTTGLMIPNTNNEQAYYAAQGTVSKGIEFEVNGAVTDNLQMTFGATRYVAEDGDGTAVNPMLPRTSLKLFAAYNVPALRELTLGGGVNWQTHVWQDVSGPQGNGTWRAEQGSYALVNLFGRYQVTKQLSVQANLNNLFDKSYDTYVGQYLVYGAPRNFSVSANYSF; encoded by the coding sequence ATGAAAGCCAAACGGGCTATCACTTTTCTGGCCGCGTTGATCGCTATCGCACTGCACGGTAACGCGGCGTATGCGGCTGCGCAGGAAGAGACGCTGGTGGTGGATGCCGCTGCCGAAAGCGAAGATAGCCCAACGCAAAGCGATTACAGCGTGCCGGTCACCCAGGCGGGCACCAAAATGACCTTAACCGCACGCGATATTCCGCAATCGGTTAGCATTGTCAGCAAACAGCGCATGCAGGATCAGCAACTACAGTCGCTGGGCGATGTGCTGAATAACACGACCGGCGTCACGGAAAAGGTCGCCGATCTCGATCGCAGCACCTTCTATTCGCGCGGATTTATGATCGATAACTACATGGTTGATGATATTCCAACCGTGTTTGAAGAGCGCTGGAACCTGGGCGATGCCATCTCGGATACGGCAATGTATGACCGTATCGAAGTGGTGCGTGGCGCGACCGGCCTGATGAGCGGCACCGGTAACCCGTCCGCCTCGGTGAATATGGTGCGTAAACACGCCGACAGCCGTGAGTTTGTCGGTAATGTCTCTGCCAGCTACGGCAGCTGGGATAAGCAACGTTATGTTCTCGATCTTTCTGCCCCGCTGACCGATTCAGGCAACGTACGCGGACGCGTGGTCGCCGGCTATCAGGACCGAAACAGCTATCTCGATCGCTACAGCAATGACAGAAAATTTATCTATGGCGTAGTGGATGCGGATCTGACCGATTCCACTACTTTATCAGTGGGCTACGACTACCAGGAAAATCATGCTGACAGCCCAACCTGGGGCGGTTTACCGCGCTGGTATACCGATGGCAGCCAGATCGGCTACGATCGCAGCGACAATACAGCGCCTGACTGGGCCTACAGCAATACGGAATCCAGGAGAGTGTTCGCCACGCTGAAACAGCGCTTCGATAACGGCTGGCAGTTCACCCTGAACGGCACCCACGCGGAAACCAAACTCGACAGCAAAATGCTTTATATCGACAGCTTCGTGGATAAAAACAGCGGACGGCTCATTGGCCCTTATGCAGGCTATCCGGATTTGATCGGCGGCACCGGCTATAACACCGGCACGCGCAAGGTGCATGCGCTCGACGCCTTTACCAGCGGGCCTTATCAGCTGTTTGGCCGTCAGCATGAGCTGATGACGGGCGTAAGCTACAGCCGTCAAAACAATCGCTATATGAACGCGTTCGGCAACCTCTCTCCGGAAGAGATCGGCAATTACAATAACTGGGACGGCAATATCCCTGAAACCAACTGGGGAGATCTCAGCCTGGCGCAGGCAGATACGGTTCATCAGAAATCAGCCTATCTGGCAACGCGTATTTCGCTGGCCGATCCGCTGAACCTGATTGTGGGCGCGCGCTATACCAAATGGAGCACCAGCACACTGACGCAGGAACTGGCGAAGAATCGCGTTACGCCTTACGCTGGTCTGGTTTATGACATCAATGATACCTGGTCCGCTTACGCCAGCTACACCTCGATCTTTAATCCGCAGACCAACCGCGATATTAACGGCAACTATCTGGCACCGGTGACCGGCAAAAACTACGAAACCGGGGTAAAAGCGGACTGGCTGAACAGCCGCCTGACCACCTCAGTGGCGCTGTTCCGCATTGAGCAGGATAACGTCGCGCAGACTACCGGCCTGATGATCCCGAACACTAACAATGAACAGGCTTATTACGCCGCGCAGGGCACCGTCAGTAAAGGCATTGAGTTTGAAGTTAACGGCGCGGTCACGGATAACCTGCAAATGACCTTCGGCGCAACGCGTTACGTGGCAGAAGATGGCGACGGCACAGCCGTTAATCCGATGCTGCCGCGCACCAGCCTGAAGCTGTTTGCCGCTTATAATGTGCCAGCCTTAAGAGAGCTAACGCTGGGCGGCGGTGTTAACTGGCAGACACACGTCTGGCAGGATGTTTCCGGGCCGCAGGGCAACGGCACCTGGCGGGCAGAGCAGGGCAGCTATGCGCTGGTGAATCTGTTTGGTCGCTATCAGGTCACTAAGCAGCTGTCAGTGCAGGCCAATCTGAACAATCTGTTCGATAAATCTTACGACACCTATGTGGGTCAATATCTGGTTTACGGCGCGCCGCGTAACTTCTCAGTAAGCGCTAACTACAGCTTCTGA
- the nrdH gene encoding glutaredoxin-like protein NrdH has protein sequence MLITIYTKNNCMQCTATKNMMDKLGLTWQLINLDDEPNAIENLKALGYRQLPVVMADGEHWSGFRPDKLMRLAQPQQALG, from the coding sequence ATGCTCATTACTATTTACACCAAAAACAACTGCATGCAGTGCACCGCCACCAAAAACATGATGGATAAACTGGGGTTGACCTGGCAGTTGATTAATCTGGACGACGAGCCTAACGCTATCGAGAACCTGAAAGCGCTGGGCTACCGTCAACTACCGGTTGTGATGGCCGATGGTGAACACTGGAGCGGTTTCCGCCCCGATAAGTTGATGCGGCTGGCGCAGCCGCAGCAGGCGCTGGGGTGA
- a CDS encoding antibiotic biosynthesis monooxygenase family protein — protein MFAVIFEAEPYPSQRQRYLDLAADLKPLLTHIDGFIAIERFQSLTRPEKILSLSWWRDEEAILAWRRQEEHRAAQQAGRVDIFNHYRLRVAAVMRDYGKNERGQAPHPGKEPHNGV, from the coding sequence ATGTTTGCTGTGATTTTTGAAGCCGAACCTTATCCATCCCAAAGACAGCGCTATCTTGATCTGGCAGCAGATCTTAAGCCGTTGCTCACGCATATCGATGGATTCATCGCTATCGAACGTTTTCAAAGCCTGACCCGGCCAGAGAAGATCTTATCTCTCTCCTGGTGGCGGGATGAGGAGGCAATTCTCGCCTGGCGGCGTCAGGAAGAGCACCGGGCGGCGCAGCAGGCGGGGCGCGTTGATATTTTCAACCATTACCGGCTACGGGTTGCAGCTGTAATGCGTGATTATGGTAAAAACGAGCGCGGGCAGGCACCGCATCCGGGGAAGGAACCGCATAATGGAGTTTAA
- the nrdE gene encoding class 1b ribonucleoside-diphosphate reductase subunit alpha — protein sequence MATTDSPQLAPDYHALNAMLNLYDEQGNIQFDKDREAARQFWLQQVIPNSVSFDSLKARLQYLVAEGYYEADVLNAYPFEFVCQLFERAAGWGFRFDTFLGAWKFFTSYALKTFDGKRYLEDFPDRVCMVALTLAQGDSELATALMEEMLSGRFQPATPTFLNCGKQQRGELVSCFLLRIEDNMESIGRAVNSALQLSKRGGGVSFLLSNLREAGAPIKRIENQSSGVIPVMKMLEDAFSYANQLGARQGAGAVYLHAHHPDILRFLDTKRENADEKIRIKTLSLGVVIPDVTFRLAKENQPMALFSPYDVERLYGQAFADISVSEKYDEMLADERIRKTFIDAREFFQTLAEIQFESGYPYLMFEDTVNRANPVQGRINMSNLCSEILQVNSPSSYHDDLSYRHIGKDISCNLGSLNIAHAMDSGNLARTVEIAVRGLSAVSDMSHIHSVPSIEHGNAQSHAIGLGQMNLHGYLAREGIAYGSPEALDFTNLYFYCITYHALRTSNQLARERKQRFAGFEQSRYASGDYFTRYTEQAWLPRTGRIARLFAGAGIALPTQADWIALREAVMRDGLYNQNLQAIPPTGSISYINHATSSIHPIVSRIEIRKEGKTGRVYYPAPFLTNENFAQWQDAYEIGPEAIIDTYAEATRHVDQGLSLTLFFRDNVTTRDINRAQIYAWKKGIKTLYYIRLRQMALEGTEVQGCVSCSL from the coding sequence TTGGCAACAACAGACAGCCCACAGCTAGCACCCGATTATCATGCGCTGAACGCCATGCTCAATCTTTATGATGAGCAGGGAAATATCCAGTTTGATAAAGATCGTGAGGCGGCGCGCCAGTTCTGGCTGCAGCAGGTGATCCCCAACAGCGTGTCTTTTGACTCGCTGAAGGCACGGCTGCAGTATCTGGTGGCGGAAGGCTACTACGAAGCGGACGTGCTGAACGCTTATCCCTTTGAATTTGTCTGCCAGCTGTTTGAGCGGGCGGCGGGTTGGGGCTTTCGCTTTGACACCTTTTTAGGCGCCTGGAAATTTTTTACCAGCTATGCGCTCAAAACGTTCGACGGCAAACGCTACCTCGAAGATTTTCCCGATCGCGTCTGTATGGTGGCGCTGACGCTGGCGCAGGGCGACAGCGAATTAGCCACGGCGCTGATGGAAGAGATGCTTTCCGGCCGCTTTCAACCGGCAACGCCAACGTTTCTTAACTGCGGCAAGCAGCAGCGCGGCGAGCTGGTCTCCTGCTTTTTATTGCGCATCGAAGACAATATGGAGTCGATTGGTCGCGCGGTAAATTCCGCGCTGCAGCTGTCAAAACGCGGCGGCGGCGTGTCTTTCCTGCTCTCTAACCTGCGTGAAGCGGGCGCGCCGATCAAGCGTATTGAAAATCAGTCTTCCGGCGTGATCCCGGTAATGAAAATGCTGGAAGATGCCTTTTCCTACGCCAATCAGCTGGGAGCGCGCCAGGGTGCAGGTGCAGTTTATCTGCATGCCCATCATCCCGATATTTTGCGCTTTCTTGATACCAAACGGGAAAATGCGGATGAGAAGATCCGTATCAAAACGTTGTCGCTCGGCGTGGTGATCCCGGATGTTACCTTCCGTCTGGCGAAAGAGAATCAACCTATGGCCCTTTTCTCGCCGTATGACGTGGAGCGCTTGTATGGTCAGGCGTTTGCCGATATCAGCGTCAGCGAGAAATATGATGAGATGCTGGCGGACGAGCGTATCCGTAAAACCTTTATCGATGCGCGCGAGTTTTTTCAGACGCTGGCGGAAATCCAGTTCGAATCAGGTTATCCCTATCTGATGTTCGAGGATACGGTTAACCGCGCCAACCCGGTGCAGGGCCGCATCAATATGAGCAATCTCTGCTCGGAGATCCTGCAGGTGAATAGCCCTTCCAGCTACCATGACGATCTCAGCTATCGCCATATCGGGAAGGATATCTCCTGTAATCTCGGCTCGTTAAATATTGCCCACGCGATGGATTCCGGCAATCTGGCGCGTACCGTTGAGATCGCGGTGCGCGGCCTGAGCGCCGTATCCGATATGAGCCATATTCACTCGGTGCCTTCAATAGAGCATGGCAACGCACAATCACATGCCATTGGCCTTGGACAGATGAACCTGCACGGTTATCTGGCGCGGGAAGGGATCGCTTACGGTTCGCCGGAGGCGCTGGATTTTACCAACCTCTATTTTTACTGCATCACTTACCATGCGTTGCGCACGTCAAACCAGCTGGCGCGGGAGAGAAAGCAGCGCTTTGCCGGTTTTGAACAGTCGCGCTACGCCAGCGGCGACTATTTTACCCGCTACACTGAGCAGGCCTGGCTACCGCGTACCGGGCGCATTGCCCGGCTGTTTGCCGGGGCGGGCATCGCCCTGCCGACCCAGGCGGACTGGATAGCATTGCGGGAAGCGGTGATGCGCGACGGCCTCTACAACCAAAATCTGCAGGCGATCCCGCCAACCGGATCGATCTCTTATATCAATCACGCCACGTCGAGCATTCATCCCATCGTCTCGCGCATCGAAATCCGTAAGGAGGGCAAGACCGGACGCGTTTACTATCCGGCTCCCTTCCTGACCAATGAAAATTTCGCGCAATGGCAGGATGCGTATGAGATTGGCCCGGAGGCGATTATCGATACCTACGCGGAAGCGACCCGCCATGTCGATCAGGGGCTGTCGCTGACGCTGTTCTTCCGCGATAACGTTACCACGCGCGATATTAACCGCGCCCAGATCTACGCATGGAAGAAAGGGATTAAAACCCTTTATTACATTCGCCTGCGGCAGATGGCGCTGGAAGGCACTGAGGTGCAGGGTTGCGTTTCCTGCTCGCTATAA
- a CDS encoding DUF2158 domain-containing protein, with protein sequence MFQKDDFVQAKTGGPKMQVMRVEGEMLWCARIDDADKKEIEIPASSVNPYHEDGDFGVC encoded by the coding sequence ATGTTTCAGAAAGATGATTTTGTCCAGGCGAAAACCGGCGGCCCCAAAATGCAGGTAATGCGTGTTGAAGGCGAAATGCTCTGGTGCGCCCGCATTGACGATGCGGATAAAAAAGAGATCGAGATCCCAGCCAGTTCGGTTAATCCTTATCATGAAGATGGCGACTTCGGCGTGTGCTGA
- the mmuM gene encoding homocysteine S-methyltransferase, whose product MLFDPIADLLQRRDTLILDGALATELEARGCQLADALWSAKVLMEDPQLIYQVHYDYFAAGAQCAITASYQATPQGFAARGLSELQSRELIIRSAELALRARNDYLAQQPQAAPLLVAGSVGPYGAFLANGAEYRGDYALPQEEMMAFHRPRVEALAGSGIDLLACETLPSYAELEALVALLAEFPTMPAWFSFTLRDSEHLSDGTPLTAVAALLNDCPQAVALGINCIALEKVTPALVTLRRLTPKPLLVYPNSGEQYDAVSKSWHSAPAGCSLQDKLSEWQHAGAQIIGGCCRTTPQDIAALARGCSHQ is encoded by the coding sequence ATGCTATTTGATCCCATTGCCGATCTTCTCCAGCGTCGCGATACGCTGATCCTGGATGGCGCGCTGGCAACGGAGCTGGAGGCGCGCGGATGCCAGCTGGCCGATGCGCTGTGGTCAGCCAAAGTGCTAATGGAAGATCCGCAGCTGATTTATCAGGTGCACTACGACTATTTTGCCGCCGGGGCGCAGTGCGCCATCACCGCCAGCTATCAGGCGACGCCGCAGGGCTTTGCCGCACGCGGCCTGAGCGAGCTACAGTCACGTGAGCTGATTATCCGCAGCGCTGAGCTGGCACTGCGCGCGCGCAACGATTACCTGGCGCAGCAACCGCAGGCGGCACCGCTGCTGGTGGCGGGGTCGGTAGGGCCTTACGGCGCTTTTCTCGCCAACGGCGCGGAATATCGCGGCGACTATGCGTTGCCGCAAGAAGAGATGATGGCGTTTCATCGTCCGCGCGTCGAGGCGTTGGCCGGTTCCGGCATCGATCTGCTGGCCTGTGAAACGCTGCCTTCTTACGCCGAGCTTGAGGCGCTGGTGGCGCTGCTGGCGGAATTCCCCACCATGCCCGCCTGGTTCTCATTTACCCTGCGCGACAGTGAACATCTGTCCGACGGTACGCCGTTAACGGCGGTGGCAGCATTACTCAATGATTGTCCGCAGGCGGTGGCGCTGGGCATTAACTGCATTGCGCTGGAAAAGGTGACGCCAGCGCTCGTTACGCTGCGCCGTTTAACCCCGAAGCCGCTACTGGTTTATCCCAATTCCGGCGAGCAGTACGATGCGGTCAGCAAAAGCTGGCACAGCGCCCCTGCAGGCTGTTCGTTGCAGGATAAGCTGAGCGAATGGCAGCACGCAGGCGCACAGATTATCGGCGGCTGTTGCCGTACCACGCCGCAGGATATCGCCGCGCTGGCGCGTGGCTGCTCACATCAATAA
- a CDS encoding DUF883 family protein — translation MSKQTVKNDELDVHQDVSVLADALDDLLKSYGSKTKEDIEEARSKAEALLKETRAKIHGRSRVRQAARDAGQQVDTWIHDKPWHGAGVGAAIGIFIGALLASRR, via the coding sequence ATGTCTAAACAAACGGTAAAAAATGACGAATTAGACGTGCATCAGGATGTTTCTGTACTGGCGGATGCGCTGGACGATTTACTCAAATCCTACGGCAGCAAAACCAAAGAGGATATTGAGGAGGCGCGTAGCAAAGCAGAAGCGCTGCTGAAAGAGACCCGCGCTAAAATTCATGGGCGTAGCCGCGTACGTCAGGCTGCGCGCGACGCAGGCCAGCAGGTTGATACCTGGATTCATGATAAGCCCTGGCACGGTGCAGGCGTTGGTGCGGCTATCGGTATCTTTATCGGCGCGCTGCTGGCTTCCCGTCGCTAA
- a CDS encoding OsmC family protein, whose translation MTIHKKGQAHWEGDLKRGKGTVSTESGALSQQPYGFNTRFEDQPGTNPEELIGAAHAACFSMALSMMLGQAGHTPQSIDTTADVSLDKQGEGFAITKIALDSHIKLPGIDNAAFDDIINKAKAGCPVSQVLNAEITLNYKLEN comes from the coding sequence ATGACGATTCATAAGAAGGGTCAGGCACACTGGGAAGGCGATCTAAAACGCGGTAAAGGCACAGTCTCTACTGAAAGCGGCGCGCTGAGCCAGCAACCGTACGGTTTTAATACCCGCTTTGAAGATCAACCGGGCACTAACCCGGAAGAGCTGATTGGCGCAGCGCATGCCGCCTGCTTCTCAATGGCGCTCTCTATGATGCTGGGCCAGGCGGGCCATACGCCGCAGAGTATTGATACCACGGCGGATGTTTCGCTGGATAAGCAGGGCGAAGGCTTTGCCATCACCAAAATTGCTCTCGACAGCCATATTAAGCTACCAGGAATTGATAACGCCGCCTTTGATGACATCATCAATAAGGCCAAAGCGGGCTGCCCGGTTTCACAGGTGCTGAACGCCGAAATCACCCTGAACTACAAGCTGGAAAACTAA
- a CDS encoding DUF2002 family protein: MYLRPDEVARVLEKAGFEMDTVTPKTYGYRRGENYVYVNREARLGRTALVIHPTLKEKSLNYADPASDIKTCDHYTRFPMYLVGDTQDHYGIPHGFSSRAALERYLQSMFD; the protein is encoded by the coding sequence ATGTATTTACGACCAGATGAGGTGGCACGCGTTCTGGAAAAAGCTGGCTTTGAAATGGATACCGTGACGCCGAAAACCTATGGCTACCGTCGTGGCGAAAACTATGTTTACGTCAACCGCGAAGCGCGCCTGGGGCGAACCGCACTGGTCATTCATCCGACGCTGAAAGAAAAAAGCCTGAATTATGCGGACCCGGCGTCAGATATCAAGACCTGCGATCACTACACGCGCTTCCCGATGTACCTTGTGGGTGATACTCAGGATCACTACGGCATTCCGCACGGTTTTAGCTCGCGCGCCGCGCTGGAACGCTATTTACAGAGTATGTTCGATTAA
- the nrdI gene encoding class Ib ribonucleoside-diphosphate reductase assembly flavoprotein NrdI, translating to MLVYFSSQSENTHRFVTRLGLPSRRIPLDKAQRLQVDRPFILVVPSYGGGSARGAVPAQVIQFLNDAANRRLLRGVIAAGNRNFGAGFCLAGDIIAQKCQVPYLYRFELMGTPDDIANVKAGVTQFWQQQTAHS from the coding sequence ATGCTGGTCTACTTCTCCAGCCAGTCGGAAAACACCCACCGGTTCGTTACCCGGCTTGGCCTGCCGTCGCGCCGCATTCCGTTAGATAAAGCGCAACGCCTGCAGGTAGATCGGCCTTTTATTCTGGTGGTGCCCAGCTACGGCGGCGGCAGCGCGCGCGGCGCGGTACCCGCTCAGGTTATTCAGTTTCTTAATGATGCCGCCAATCGTCGGCTGTTGCGCGGCGTGATTGCCGCAGGCAACCGCAACTTCGGCGCGGGCTTTTGCCTGGCCGGCGACATCATTGCGCAAAAATGTCAGGTTCCCTACCTTTACCGCTTCGAGCTAATGGGAACCCCTGACGATATCGCCAACGTTAAAGCGGGAGTGACTCAATTTTGGCAACAACAGACAGCCCACAGCTAG